From Prevotella melaninogenica, the proteins below share one genomic window:
- a CDS encoding OprO/OprP family phosphate-selective porin: MKRIILIATCALMTCASAFAQEEAEPKLVVKPTGRILMDAGVMHSTDETLDNQLNDGVAIPDVRMGVSATYGKWKAKVDVGYARQSLSLKDISLDYNFNKENLIRMGYFVHQFGLQSGTSSSFKISMEEPLANQAFFNSRLIGAMYVHAGEKFHATASVFAENDAMKMTTDKLGNEAWGAMTRLVWRPLTERGKIFHIGISGAYESPRYNKDATISHKSYTLKAPFPTRIANVAAQEAKISDAKALWKFSPEMNFAIGNFGFEAQYFYVGIKRDNAMPNYNAWGAYSNVRYLLNGQGYTYTKADAGIATPDPGSLELVAAYNYSTLTDKDANVFGGKVNDWSLTFNYYLNKYMIWRVRGSITRATDNAAFNNNTFSILETRLQIKF, from the coding sequence ATGAAAAGAATTATCCTTATTGCTACCTGTGCATTGATGACTTGTGCAAGTGCCTTTGCTCAGGAAGAAGCAGAACCAAAGTTGGTAGTAAAACCAACAGGTCGTATCCTTATGGATGCAGGTGTTATGCACTCAACAGATGAGACACTTGATAACCAGCTCAATGATGGTGTTGCTATTCCAGACGTACGTATGGGCGTAAGTGCCACATACGGTAAGTGGAAAGCAAAGGTTGACGTTGGTTATGCACGTCAAAGTCTTTCATTAAAAGACATTAGTCTCGATTATAATTTCAACAAAGAGAACTTGATTCGTATGGGTTACTTCGTACACCAGTTTGGTTTACAGAGTGGTACATCATCAAGTTTCAAGATTTCAATGGAAGAGCCATTGGCTAACCAGGCATTCTTCAACAGCCGTCTGATTGGTGCGATGTATGTTCATGCTGGCGAGAAGTTCCATGCTACTGCATCAGTATTTGCTGAGAATGACGCGATGAAGATGACAACCGACAAGCTCGGCAACGAGGCATGGGGTGCAATGACACGATTGGTATGGCGCCCATTGACTGAGCGTGGTAAGATTTTCCACATCGGTATCAGTGGTGCATATGAGTCTCCACGTTACAACAAGGATGCAACCATCAGCCATAAGTCTTACACGTTGAAGGCTCCATTCCCAACACGTATAGCAAATGTTGCTGCACAGGAGGCTAAAATCTCAGACGCTAAAGCACTGTGGAAGTTCTCTCCAGAAATGAACTTTGCTATTGGCAACTTCGGTTTCGAGGCACAGTACTTCTACGTAGGTATCAAGCGCGACAACGCTATGCCAAACTATAACGCATGGGGTGCATATAGCAATGTACGCTACCTCCTCAATGGTCAAGGCTATACTTATACCAAGGCTGATGCAGGTATTGCTACTCCAGACCCAGGTTCTTTGGAGCTTGTTGCAGCTTACAACTACTCTACCTTGACTGATAAGGATGCTAATGTCTTTGGTGGTAAGGTAAACGATTGGTCATTGACCTTCAACTACTACCTTAATAAGTATATGATTTGGCGTGTTCGTGGTTCTATCACTCGCGCAACAGATAACGCTGCATTCAACAACAACACATTCTCTATTCTTGAGACACGTTTGCAGATTAAATTCTAA
- a CDS encoding acid phosphatase yields MTKKTLVVGLLAMFSVTTFAQTAAKKIKDVRTQPDLYYLQDGQQASSLELLPAPPQPGSIQFLYDEAQYQWGKMQRNTPRGDQAAADARVGGDGVPNAFSEAFGIKISKETTPEIYKLVLNMREDAGDLATRSAKDHYMRVRPFAFYNEMTCNPEQQQELSTNGSYPSGHTAIGWATALVLSEINVDRQNEILERGYQMGQSRVICGYHWQSDVDAARVISAAVVARLHAEPAFQEQLAKAKKEFAKLKKEGKIAKSTFKTAN; encoded by the coding sequence ATGACAAAGAAGACCTTAGTTGTTGGTTTGCTGGCAATGTTCTCAGTAACCACTTTCGCACAGACAGCGGCAAAGAAGATTAAAGACGTACGTACACAACCAGACCTCTATTATCTTCAGGATGGACAGCAAGCAAGTTCACTTGAACTTCTTCCAGCACCTCCACAGCCAGGTAGTATTCAGTTCCTTTATGACGAAGCGCAGTACCAATGGGGTAAGATGCAGCGCAATACTCCTCGTGGTGATCAGGCAGCAGCTGATGCACGTGTAGGTGGTGACGGTGTTCCAAACGCTTTCTCTGAGGCTTTCGGTATTAAGATTAGCAAGGAGACAACTCCAGAGATTTATAAACTTGTTTTGAATATGCGTGAAGATGCAGGTGATTTGGCTACACGTAGCGCTAAGGATCACTACATGCGTGTTCGCCCATTTGCTTTCTATAACGAGATGACTTGTAACCCAGAGCAGCAGCAAGAGTTGTCAACTAATGGTTCTTATCCATCAGGTCACACTGCAATCGGCTGGGCTACCGCTCTTGTTCTGTCAGAGATTAACGTTGATCGTCAGAATGAAATCCTTGAGCGTGGCTATCAAATGGGGCAGAGCCGTGTAATCTGTGGTTACCACTGGCAGAGCGATGTAGATGCTGCCCGTGTCATTAGTGCAGCCGTTGTAGCACGTCTCCATGCAGAACCAGCTTTCCAGGAGCAGTTGGCAAAGGCAAAGAAAGAGTTTGCTAAGCTGAAGAAGGAAGGCAAGATTGCTAAGAGCACATTTAAGACTGCAAACTAA